In the Deinococcus radiophilus genome, one interval contains:
- the hemE gene encoding uroporphyrinogen decarboxylase produces the protein MTRSQQDTDRPEAAHTPTDSPEPRGHRASGQSPADQALGEAPQRPMRPSVKVEPNPALEASAFLKAARGEKAAHTPLWFMRQAGRYMPEYRAIRADRSMLECIRTPELAAEITLQPIRAFDVDAAILFNDILTPLPVMGLDLDFVKGAGPRISNPLRSTRAVDLLGVPAARESMPYTAEAIRLLKPELDRRGIPLIGFVGAPFTLASYAIEGGGSRNYEYTKQMMYAEPAAWFRLMDKLATVQADYLGEQIKAGAAAVQIFDSWAGALSRYDYQTFVWPATQRLIEAVKPYGVPVIYFGTDTGHLLEDIAKYETDVVGVDWRTPLDTAWAQLNPGQAIQGNLDPLLLAAPWRELKHQVDRVLDEANGRPGHIFNIGHGILPTTPMDNVRRVAEYVHERTANR, from the coding sequence GTGACGCGTTCTCAACAAGATACGGACCGGCCAGAGGCGGCCCACACCCCCACCGATTCCCCTGAGCCACGCGGCCACCGCGCCAGCGGCCAAAGTCCAGCAGACCAAGCGCTGGGCGAGGCCCCTCAGCGCCCGATGCGCCCCTCGGTCAAGGTAGAGCCCAACCCGGCACTGGAGGCTTCGGCCTTTTTGAAGGCTGCCCGCGGCGAGAAAGCGGCCCACACACCGCTGTGGTTCATGCGCCAGGCTGGGCGCTATATGCCCGAATACCGCGCTATTCGCGCAGACCGCTCGATGCTGGAATGCATCCGCACGCCAGAGCTGGCTGCCGAGATCACCCTGCAGCCCATTCGCGCCTTTGACGTGGACGCCGCGATTCTCTTTAACGACATCCTGACGCCGCTGCCGGTGATGGGCCTGGACCTGGATTTCGTGAAGGGTGCAGGACCGCGCATCAGCAATCCGCTACGCAGCACCCGCGCCGTCGACCTGCTGGGCGTGCCCGCCGCCCGCGAAAGCATGCCCTACACCGCCGAGGCGATCCGGCTGCTGAAACCCGAACTGGACCGCCGGGGCATTCCGCTGATCGGCTTTGTGGGTGCGCCCTTTACCCTGGCCAGCTACGCCATTGAGGGCGGCGGCTCGCGCAACTATGAATACACCAAACAAATGATGTATGCCGAACCCGCCGCCTGGTTCCGCCTGATGGACAAGCTGGCCACCGTGCAGGCCGATTACCTGGGTGAGCAAATCAAGGCCGGGGCCGCTGCCGTGCAGATTTTCGACTCCTGGGCGGGCGCTCTTTCGCGCTACGACTACCAGACCTTCGTGTGGCCCGCCACCCAGCGCCTGATTGAAGCGGTCAAGCCCTACGGCGTACCGGTCATCTACTTCGGGACCGATACTGGGCACCTCTTGGAAGACATCGCCAAATACGAAACCGACGTGGTGGGCGTGGACTGGCGCACCCCGCTGGACACCGCTTGGGCGCAGCTGAATCCGGGTCAGGCCATTCAGGGCAACCTCGATCCCCTGCTGCTGGCCGCTCCCTGGCGCGAACTGAAACACCAGGTGGACCGCGTGCTGGACGAGGCAAATGGCCGCCCCGGCCACATCTTCAACATCGGGCACGGCATCCTGCCCACCACGCCGATGGACAACGTGCGCCGCGTGGCCGAATACGTCCACGAGAGAACAGCCAATCGCTGA